A genomic region of Microlunatus sagamiharensis contains the following coding sequences:
- a CDS encoding metal-dependent hydrolase family protein, protein MSGPALPEVPRGSLRIRHVTLVDVAGRRTVRDVAVVVEDGTIRSVGPDDGSPVTDGDRDATGLFALPGLVDAHVHVTASTADEWALTGMPMSYVAAGAFAELRATLSRGFTLVRDAGGADEGLSRALAHGLAVGPRLVRCGHALSATGGHGDLRPRGRHALEDQRLAPGIGLVVDGVDAIRTAVRKEVRAGAGFVKLMLSGGVSSPTDAIDDLQLADEEIAAAVDEAARHGLPVAAHAYTAASIERAVRLGVSTIEHGNLLDDATARQMAEAGTVYVPTLSTYEVLAEQAGPDGLGPASVAKLAEVRTRGAEAVRTAARHGVAIAFGTDLLGSARDRQNGEFALRAPLQPAWDVLASATVVAARALGLAGRAGELAPGAAGDVLLCRRDPSTDPAALADPSDLIEAVVLAGREVAR, encoded by the coding sequence GTGAGCGGACCTGCCCTGCCCGAGGTCCCCCGGGGCTCCCTGCGCATCCGCCACGTCACCCTCGTCGACGTCGCCGGGCGCCGTACGGTCCGCGACGTGGCCGTCGTCGTCGAGGACGGGACGATCCGCTCGGTCGGCCCCGACGACGGCTCCCCCGTCACCGACGGCGACCGGGACGCGACCGGGCTCTTCGCCCTGCCCGGGCTCGTCGACGCCCACGTGCACGTGACGGCCTCGACCGCCGACGAGTGGGCGCTCACCGGGATGCCGATGTCCTACGTCGCCGCCGGAGCCTTCGCCGAGCTCCGGGCCACGCTCTCGCGCGGCTTCACCCTGGTACGCGACGCGGGCGGGGCCGACGAGGGCCTGTCCCGGGCGCTGGCCCACGGGCTCGCCGTCGGCCCCCGGCTGGTCCGCTGCGGGCACGCGCTGTCCGCGACGGGCGGGCACGGCGACCTCCGTCCGCGCGGGCGGCACGCGCTGGAGGACCAGCGCCTCGCGCCGGGCATCGGCCTCGTGGTCGACGGCGTGGACGCGATCCGCACCGCGGTGCGGAAGGAGGTGCGGGCGGGGGCCGGCTTCGTCAAGCTGATGCTCTCGGGCGGCGTCTCGAGCCCGACCGACGCGATCGACGACCTCCAGCTCGCCGACGAGGAGATCGCCGCGGCCGTCGACGAGGCCGCCCGTCACGGGCTCCCCGTGGCGGCCCACGCCTACACCGCCGCCAGCATCGAGCGGGCCGTGCGGCTGGGCGTCAGCACGATCGAGCACGGGAACCTGCTCGACGACGCGACGGCACGGCAGATGGCGGAGGCGGGCACCGTCTACGTCCCGACGCTGTCCACGTACGAGGTTCTCGCCGAGCAGGCGGGCCCGGACGGCCTCGGCCCGGCCAGCGTGGCCAAGCTCGCCGAGGTCAGGACCCGGGGTGCCGAGGCCGTCCGCACGGCGGCCAGGCACGGCGTCGCGATCGCCTTCGGGACCGACCTGCTCGGCTCGGCCCGGGACCGGCAGAACGGCGAGTTCGCGCTGCGGGCACCGCTCCAGCCGGCGTGGGACGTGCTGGCGTCGGCCACGGTGGTCGCCGCGCGGGCGCTCGGCCTGGCCGGGCGCGCGGGCGAGCTCGCGCCCGGCGCGGCCGGCGACGTGCTGCTCTGCCGGCGGGACCCCTCGACGGACCCGGCTGCGCTCGCCGACCCGTCGGACCTGATCGAGGCCGTCGTCCTCGCCGGCCGGGAGGTGGCGCGGTGA
- a CDS encoding aldo/keto reductase: MSVHGPRAVGDTEVHPVALGGMLLSIEGRPPTERAVATVRAALEAGATLVDTADAYHAGADEVGHNETLVRRAVDGVRPAPMVATKGGRVRPGDGRWLTDASPAHLRAAAQASYERLGGVGMDLYQLHAPDPEVPYAQSLLALRDVVDEGLARQAGVSNVDAGQLELAVEVLGDRLVSVQNQFSPTHRGTEDTLRLSEQAGLAFLAWRPLGTVRDPGSPVGAAFARTARERGVSVPRLVLAWHLATSPALVPLVGATRPETAADSVAAADLDLSAEELGRLG, translated from the coding sequence GTGAGCGTCCACGGACCGCGTGCGGTCGGCGACACCGAGGTGCACCCCGTCGCCCTCGGCGGGATGCTGCTCTCCATCGAGGGACGGCCTCCGACGGAGCGGGCGGTCGCCACGGTCCGGGCGGCGCTGGAGGCCGGAGCCACCCTCGTCGACACGGCCGACGCCTACCACGCGGGCGCCGACGAGGTCGGGCACAACGAGACGCTCGTCCGCCGGGCGGTGGACGGCGTGAGGCCTGCACCCATGGTGGCCACCAAGGGCGGGCGGGTCCGGCCCGGCGACGGCCGCTGGCTGACCGACGCGTCGCCGGCCCACCTCCGTGCGGCGGCGCAGGCCTCGTACGAGCGGCTCGGCGGCGTCGGGATGGACCTCTACCAGCTGCACGCGCCCGACCCGGAGGTCCCCTACGCGCAGTCGCTGCTCGCGCTGCGCGACGTGGTCGACGAGGGCCTGGCGCGCCAGGCGGGGGTGTCCAACGTCGACGCGGGCCAGCTCGAGCTCGCCGTGGAGGTGCTCGGCGACCGGCTCGTCAGCGTGCAGAACCAGTTCTCCCCCACGCACCGTGGGACCGAGGACACCCTGCGGCTCAGCGAGCAGGCCGGGCTGGCCTTCCTCGCCTGGCGTCCGCTGGGAACCGTCAGGGACCCGGGCTCACCGGTCGGCGCCGCCTTCGCGCGGACGGCCCGGGAGCGTGGGGTGTCGGTGCCCCGGCTCGTCCTCGCGTGGCACCTCGCGACCTCGCCGGCCCTCGTGCCGCTGGTCGGTGCCACGCGGCCCGAGACCGCCGCCGACTCCGTCGCCGCTGCCGACCTGGACCTGTCGGCCGAGGAGCTGGGCCGCCTGGGCTGA
- a CDS encoding FAD-dependent oxidoreductase: MRRAWIPGRDVRAERHPGHAGLAKAPHDGARPTALVLGGGIAGIAAAVGLAERGVGVTLVEREAQLGGRVRAWPVEQADGSTTTMSRGFHAFFRQYYNLRALLRRVDPALEGLTPVYDYPLVLAGGHRDSFAKVPKTPPLNMAAFVAQSPSFKASDLANIDKVKVWELLDVDFPRTFSDHDGESAAEFLDRLGFPDAARHLALEVFARSFFASPDEFSAGELVGMFHSYFLGSSEGLLFDVPVDDYDTVFWAPLARYLERLGVEVRTGESVEALDLTSGDGQVRVTTDAGGLTADTVVLATDLRTTRRLVEATESTTDDAEWRSRLLETTNAPRFAVWRLWLDRRVDADRPPFLGTSGYGPMDNITVLERFEAGARRWSDDHDASVVEVHAYALQPEDGDDEQVRATLRAELARVYPETADAQVVADEWLVEDDCPLVGTSPWLRRPEVGTPDPRLVLAGDGIRCDYPVALMERAATTGLLAANTLLGRWGLAGHDLWTVPTSTRQPRLLGARTLLERVGS, from the coding sequence GTGAGGCGCGCCTGGATCCCCGGTCGCGACGTCAGAGCCGAACGCCACCCCGGCCACGCCGGGCTGGCCAAGGCCCCGCACGACGGGGCGCGACCGACGGCCCTCGTCCTCGGTGGCGGGATCGCCGGCATCGCCGCCGCGGTCGGCCTGGCCGAGCGCGGGGTCGGCGTCACCCTGGTCGAGCGCGAGGCGCAGCTGGGCGGTCGCGTCCGCGCCTGGCCCGTCGAGCAGGCCGACGGCAGCACCACGACCATGAGCCGCGGCTTCCACGCCTTCTTCCGCCAGTACTACAACCTCCGGGCGCTGCTGCGCCGCGTCGACCCGGCGCTCGAGGGCCTGACCCCCGTCTACGACTACCCGCTCGTCCTCGCTGGCGGGCACCGCGACTCCTTCGCCAAGGTCCCGAAGACGCCGCCGCTCAACATGGCGGCCTTCGTCGCGCAGAGCCCGAGCTTCAAGGCCTCCGACCTGGCGAACATCGACAAGGTCAAGGTCTGGGAGCTGCTCGACGTCGACTTCCCCCGGACCTTCTCCGACCACGACGGCGAGAGCGCCGCCGAGTTCCTCGACCGGCTCGGCTTCCCCGACGCGGCACGGCACCTGGCCCTCGAGGTCTTCGCCCGCAGCTTCTTCGCCTCCCCCGACGAGTTCTCCGCCGGTGAGTTGGTCGGCATGTTCCACAGCTACTTCCTCGGCTCGTCCGAGGGCCTGCTCTTCGACGTCCCCGTCGACGACTACGACACCGTCTTCTGGGCGCCGCTGGCGCGCTACCTGGAGCGGCTCGGGGTCGAGGTCCGCACGGGCGAGTCCGTCGAGGCGCTCGACCTCACGTCGGGCGACGGGCAGGTCCGGGTGACCACGGACGCCGGCGGCCTCACCGCCGACACCGTCGTCCTCGCGACCGACCTGCGTACGACGCGCCGTCTCGTCGAGGCGACGGAGAGTACCACGGACGACGCCGAGTGGCGCAGCCGGCTCCTCGAGACCACGAACGCGCCCCGCTTCGCCGTCTGGCGCCTGTGGCTCGACCGCCGGGTCGACGCCGACCGGCCGCCCTTCCTCGGCACCAGCGGCTACGGCCCGATGGACAACATCACCGTGCTGGAGCGCTTCGAGGCCGGCGCCCGCCGCTGGTCGGACGACCACGACGCCTCCGTCGTCGAGGTGCACGCGTACGCGCTGCAACCCGAGGACGGCGACGACGAGCAGGTCCGCGCCACGCTGCGCGCCGAGCTGGCCCGCGTCTACCCCGAGACCGCCGACGCGCAGGTCGTCGCCGACGAGTGGCTCGTGGAGGACGACTGCCCGCTGGTCGGCACCAGCCCCTGGCTGCGGCGCCCCGAGGTCGGCACGCCCGACCCACGGCTCGTCCTCGCGGGCGACGGCATCCGGTGCGACTACCCCGTGGCCCTCATGGAGCGCGCGGCGACCACCGGCCTCCTGGCCGCGAACACGCTGCTCGGGCGCTGGGGCCTCGCGGGGCACGACCTGTGGACCGTCCCGACCAGCACCCGGCAGCCGCGGCTGCTGGGGGCTCGGACTCTCCTGGAGCGCGTCGGGTCCTGA
- a CDS encoding TIGR02391 family protein, with the protein MAELNTEWALEKLRGFLRVLELRYVPDGPNTFGFAHYALANPKEEVQAAAQVAEQILDRIVLDWRTADWIAPAKQAWWRHREATHRAIAQLEAQEELEANLGSVGPKLSAASLHPWVWGSIAGLWGSGHFGEAVGAAARAINAQAQSKLGRRDASEWALLSDAFSPNRPIEGHPRLRLSEDDGGDTFRNQHAGAGDLARGLYRAVRNPLSHEETEIAENVALEYVAAFSVLARWVDAAEVLPADN; encoded by the coding sequence ATGGCTGAGTTGAACACGGAGTGGGCGCTCGAGAAGCTACGCGGGTTCCTTCGCGTTCTTGAGCTTCGCTACGTACCGGATGGGCCCAATACGTTCGGCTTCGCCCACTACGCGCTTGCTAATCCGAAAGAGGAGGTCCAAGCGGCAGCGCAGGTCGCGGAGCAAATTCTTGACCGGATCGTCCTCGACTGGCGAACGGCAGATTGGATTGCGCCTGCCAAGCAGGCCTGGTGGCGTCACCGCGAGGCAACTCACAGGGCGATCGCCCAGCTTGAGGCACAAGAGGAGCTTGAGGCAAACCTTGGCAGCGTCGGACCCAAATTATCTGCGGCCAGCCTGCACCCTTGGGTGTGGGGAAGCATCGCCGGCCTGTGGGGCAGCGGTCACTTCGGCGAAGCCGTGGGCGCAGCCGCTCGGGCGATCAACGCGCAAGCTCAGTCGAAGCTCGGCCGACGGGACGCCTCTGAGTGGGCGCTCCTAAGTGACGCGTTTTCGCCTAACCGGCCGATCGAGGGTCACCCACGCTTGAGGCTCTCCGAGGACGACGGCGGCGACACTTTTAGAAATCAGCACGCAGGAGCTGGCGACCTGGCGCGTGGGCTTTATAGGGCCGTGCGTAACCCGCTTTCTCACGAGGAGACCGAAATCGCAGAGAACGTCGCGCTCGAGTACGTCGCAGCGTTCAGCGTTCTCGCGCGGTGGGTCGACGCCGCCGAGGTTCTTCCGGCCGACAACTGA
- a CDS encoding phytoene desaturase family protein, which produces MSPSPVSPKSTALVVGGGIGGLGSAALLGKRGFEVTVLEKNALLGGRANYFEADGFRFDMGPSWYLMPDVFEHFFALLGERVEDHLDLQRLDPSYRIAFRGTDLEVDMFSDLDRDVETFERLEPGSGQALRTYLDSSAEQYAIAIDQFMYRNHDSFFDFIDRKTAVQGRQLHVFENMHKYISRSFSTDTVQKILEYQLVFLGSSPYNTPALYNIMSHIDFNMGVFFPRGGIYSIIQALEAIGTKHGVTYRTGAPVAQILSDGGKATGVRLESGEVLHADLVISNADMAHTETELLEKQDRTYSARYWSKKTLAPSAFILYLGLKGRVPSLTHHNLAFGQDWKRSFGQIFDSPAWPDDPSYYVCAPSRTDESTAPEDHENLFVLVPVAPGLPMSDADIATYRRRTLDLLAADFDVPDLESRIVFERTYTSRDFSADYNAYGGSALGLAHTMKQTAFRPNNISKRLSNLYYVGASTNPGIGMPICLISAELAYKRIIGDTSSGPLPV; this is translated from the coding sequence GTGAGCCCCAGTCCTGTGAGCCCCAAGAGCACAGCACTCGTCGTCGGCGGCGGCATCGGAGGCCTGGGCAGCGCGGCGCTCCTCGGGAAGCGCGGCTTCGAGGTCACCGTCCTGGAGAAGAACGCCCTGCTGGGTGGGCGGGCCAACTACTTCGAGGCCGACGGCTTCCGCTTCGACATGGGCCCGTCCTGGTACCTCATGCCCGACGTCTTCGAGCACTTCTTCGCGCTACTTGGCGAGCGGGTCGAGGACCACCTGGACCTGCAGCGGCTCGACCCGTCGTACCGGATCGCCTTCCGGGGCACCGACCTCGAGGTCGACATGTTCTCCGACCTCGACCGCGACGTGGAGACCTTCGAGCGGCTGGAGCCCGGCAGCGGGCAGGCGCTGCGGACCTACCTGGACAGCTCGGCGGAGCAGTACGCGATCGCCATCGACCAGTTCATGTACCGCAACCACGACAGCTTCTTCGACTTCATCGACCGCAAGACCGCGGTGCAGGGCCGTCAGCTGCACGTCTTCGAGAACATGCACAAGTACATCAGCCGGTCCTTCTCCACCGACACGGTGCAGAAGATCCTGGAGTACCAGCTGGTCTTCCTCGGTTCCTCGCCGTACAACACCCCGGCGCTCTACAACATCATGAGCCACATCGACTTCAACATGGGCGTGTTCTTCCCCAGGGGCGGCATCTACTCGATCATCCAGGCGCTCGAGGCGATCGGCACCAAGCACGGCGTCACCTACCGCACCGGGGCGCCGGTGGCGCAGATCCTCAGCGACGGCGGCAAGGCGACCGGCGTACGGCTCGAGTCGGGGGAGGTGCTGCACGCCGACCTCGTCATCTCCAACGCCGACATGGCGCACACCGAGACCGAGCTGCTGGAGAAGCAGGACCGCACCTACTCGGCCCGCTACTGGTCGAAGAAGACGCTCGCGCCGAGCGCGTTCATCCTCTACCTCGGGCTGAAGGGGCGGGTGCCGAGCCTGACCCACCACAACCTGGCCTTCGGGCAGGACTGGAAGCGCAGCTTCGGCCAGATCTTCGACAGCCCGGCCTGGCCCGACGACCCGTCCTACTACGTCTGCGCGCCCAGCCGGACCGACGAGTCGACGGCGCCCGAGGACCACGAGAACCTCTTCGTGCTGGTGCCGGTTGCGCCGGGGCTGCCGATGAGCGACGCCGACATCGCCACCTACCGTCGCCGCACCCTGGACCTGCTGGCGGCCGACTTCGACGTCCCCGACCTCGAGTCGCGGATCGTCTTCGAGCGCACCTACACCTCGCGGGACTTCTCCGCCGACTACAACGCGTACGGCGGTTCTGCCCTGGGGCTGGCGCACACGATGAAGCAGACGGCGTTCCGCCCGAACAACATCAGCAAGAGGCTGTCGAACCTCTACTACGTCGGCGCCAGCACCAACCCGGGCATCGGGATGCCGATCTGCCTGATCTCGGCCGAGCTCGCCTACAAGCGCATCATCGGCGACACCAGCAGCGGGCCCCTGCCGGTTTGA
- a CDS encoding carotenoid biosynthesis protein — protein sequence MDKAFRRWRWPLAVLLVAAAGGLSIAPLQPRWWWVSALAILLFSMPVIVGAVRWLGARRGALLLLGLGLYALVFESLAVATGFPYGRFHYSGILGPPLLGLAPPTVLLAWTPLLLGSLASTRRWWQAVVLAVVCDLVLDPAAVGLGFWAWDEPGRYYGVPLVNFLGWVLSAGIAVLVLRRLRLPQPLPGLFARNLWLVLVFWTAVNAWQGHWLAVGVGVVTIVALSPAYRRVP from the coding sequence GTGGACAAAGCGTTCCGGAGGTGGCGCTGGCCCCTGGCCGTGCTCCTCGTGGCCGCGGCCGGGGGTCTGTCCATCGCGCCCCTGCAGCCCCGCTGGTGGTGGGTGTCGGCGCTGGCCATCCTGCTCTTCTCGATGCCGGTGATCGTCGGGGCGGTGCGCTGGCTGGGCGCCCGGCGCGGCGCGCTGCTGCTGCTCGGGCTGGGGCTCTACGCGCTGGTCTTCGAGTCGCTCGCCGTCGCCACCGGGTTTCCGTACGGCCGGTTCCACTACAGCGGGATCCTGGGTCCGCCGCTGCTCGGGCTGGCGCCGCCGACCGTGCTGCTGGCCTGGACGCCGCTGCTGCTCGGCAGCCTCGCCAGCACCCGGCGCTGGTGGCAGGCCGTCGTCCTGGCGGTCGTCTGCGACCTCGTCCTCGACCCCGCCGCGGTCGGGCTCGGCTTCTGGGCCTGGGACGAGCCCGGCCGCTACTACGGGGTGCCGCTGGTCAACTTCCTCGGCTGGGTCCTGTCCGCCGGGATCGCGGTGCTGGTCCTGCGCCGGCTGCGGCTGCCGCAGCCGCTGCCGGGCCTGTTCGCGCGCAACCTCTGGCTCGTCCTGGTCTTCTGGACCGCCGTGAACGCCTGGCAGGGACACTGGCTCGCGGTCGGCGTCGGTGTCGTCACCATCGTGGCTTTGTCGCCCGCCTATCGTCGCGTCCCGTGA